One segment of Pasteurella skyensis DNA contains the following:
- the ileS gene encoding isoleucine--tRNA ligase yields MTDYKNTLNLPETGFPMRGNLAKREPEMLKNWYDKGLYQKIRQSSKGKKSFILHDGPPYANGNIHIGHAVNKILKDIIIKSKTALGFDSPYIPGWDCHGLPIELKVEGIVGKPNQKLSAAEFRKECRKYATEQIEGQKKDFIRLGVLGDWDNPYLTMNFDTEANIIRAFGKMVANGHLYKGSKPVHWCLDCGSSLAEAEVEYEDKTSPSIYVRFSAVNQEEVAQKFNAKGEGKISAVIWTTTPWTMPSNRAIALSAELEYQLVQFGDERVILAAELVEEVAKEVGIEEYQVLGSAKGKELELLRFNHPFYAFDVPFILGDHVTTDGGTGLVHTAPDHGQDDYVIARQYNIEMAGLVGNDGKFIPSTEFFAGLGVFESNGAVLEKLDETGALMKMKKIRHSYPHCWRHKTPIIFRATPQWFVGMETQGLRKLALGEIKNVRWIPDWGQARIEKMVENRPDWCISRQRTWGVPVTLFIHNETEELHPRTVELIEEVAKRVEKDGIQAWWDLDPKELLGEDDAQNYRAVKDTLDVWFDSGSTYASVVQNRAEFNGNDIDLYLEGSDQHRGWFMSSLMLSCSTDNKAPYKQVLTHGFTVDGQGRKMSKSIGNIVTPQEVMDKFGGDILRLWVASTDYTGEMTVSDEILKRSADAYRRIRNTSRFLLANLNGFDPKTDCVKPEEMISLDRWAVSCALEAQKEIIEAYDNYQFHTVVQRLMRFCSIEMGSFYLDIIKDRQYTTKADSIARRSCQTALWHISEALVRWIAPILSFTADEIWNCLPEIERAEFVFTEEFYTGLFGLDEADQLDNAYWQQLLAVRTEVNRVLEQARNDKVIGGALEAKVTLYVNKELQESLEKLRNELRFVLITSQVILKPLAEADVQVGELDGLAVKVERAEGEKCPRCWHFSTDIGSHAEHGAICGRCVENVAGAGEQRHFA; encoded by the coding sequence ATGACTGATTATAAAAATACTCTAAATTTGCCTGAAACAGGCTTTCCTATGCGTGGGAACTTAGCAAAGCGTGAACCTGAAATGTTAAAAAATTGGTATGACAAAGGCTTATACCAAAAGATTCGTCAATCATCAAAAGGTAAAAAAAGCTTTATTTTGCACGATGGCCCTCCTTATGCGAACGGTAATATTCATATTGGGCACGCAGTAAATAAAATTTTAAAAGATATTATTATTAAATCCAAAACGGCGTTAGGTTTTGATTCGCCTTACATTCCAGGTTGGGATTGTCACGGTTTACCAATTGAATTAAAAGTAGAAGGTATTGTAGGTAAACCCAATCAGAAACTTTCTGCAGCAGAATTTCGTAAAGAATGTCGTAAATATGCAACTGAACAAATTGAAGGTCAGAAAAAAGATTTTATTCGTTTAGGTGTATTAGGGGATTGGGATAATCCTTATTTAACAATGAATTTTGACACCGAAGCCAATATTATTCGTGCTTTTGGAAAAATGGTCGCAAATGGTCACTTATATAAAGGTTCAAAACCTGTTCATTGGTGCTTAGATTGTGGTTCATCATTAGCAGAAGCAGAAGTTGAATATGAAGATAAAACATCACCATCAATTTATGTGCGTTTTAGTGCTGTAAATCAGGAAGAAGTGGCACAAAAATTTAATGCGAAGGGCGAAGGTAAAATTTCAGCCGTTATCTGGACAACTACCCCTTGGACAATGCCATCTAACCGTGCGATTGCATTAAGTGCAGAGTTAGAATATCAATTAGTACAATTCGGCGATGAGCGTGTAATTTTAGCAGCTGAATTAGTTGAAGAAGTAGCAAAAGAAGTTGGTATTGAAGAGTATCAAGTCTTAGGTTCAGCGAAAGGTAAAGAGTTAGAATTATTACGCTTTAACCACCCATTCTATGCATTTGATGTGCCATTTATTTTAGGCGATCACGTTACTACTGATGGCGGTACAGGTTTAGTTCATACAGCACCAGATCACGGTCAAGACGACTATGTGATTGCACGTCAATATAACATTGAAATGGCAGGCTTAGTGGGTAATGACGGTAAATTTATCCCTAGCACTGAATTTTTTGCAGGCTTAGGCGTATTTGAATCAAATGGTGCAGTGTTAGAAAAATTAGATGAGACTGGTGCATTGATGAAAATGAAAAAAATTCGTCATAGCTATCCACACTGCTGGCGTCATAAAACACCAATTATCTTCCGAGCCACACCACAATGGTTTGTGGGAATGGAAACGCAGGGCTTGCGTAAATTAGCCTTAGGCGAAATCAAAAATGTACGTTGGATTCCAGATTGGGGTCAAGCTCGTATTGAAAAAATGGTTGAAAACCGTCCTGACTGGTGTATCTCTCGTCAGCGTACTTGGGGCGTACCAGTAACTTTATTCATTCACAATGAAACCGAAGAATTACACCCACGTACCGTTGAGTTAATCGAAGAAGTAGCGAAACGTGTTGAAAAAGACGGGATTCAAGCGTGGTGGGATTTAGATCCAAAAGAATTATTAGGCGAAGACGATGCTCAAAACTATCGTGCGGTAAAAGATACCTTAGATGTGTGGTTTGACTCAGGATCAACTTATGCGTCTGTGGTACAAAATCGTGCTGAATTTAATGGTAACGACATCGATCTTTATTTAGAAGGCTCGGATCAACATCGTGGTTGGTTTATGTCATCGTTAATGCTTTCTTGCTCAACAGACAATAAAGCACCATACAAACAAGTCTTAACGCACGGTTTCACGGTGGACGGTCAAGGACGTAAAATGTCTAAATCGATCGGAAATATCGTAACGCCACAAGAAGTAATGGATAAATTTGGTGGTGATATTTTACGTTTATGGGTAGCTTCAACAGACTACACTGGCGAAATGACCGTTTCTGATGAAATCTTAAAACGTTCAGCGGATGCTTATCGTCGTATTCGTAACACCTCACGTTTCTTATTAGCAAACTTAAACGGTTTTGATCCAAAAACAGATTGTGTGAAACCAGAAGAGATGATCAGCCTTGACCGCTGGGCGGTAAGCTGTGCATTAGAGGCTCAAAAAGAAATTATTGAGGCTTATGATAATTATCAATTCCACACCGTTGTACAACGTTTAATGCGTTTCTGTTCAATCGAAATGGGATCGTTCTATTTAGATATTATCAAAGACCGTCAATATACAACTAAAGCGGACAGCATTGCTCGTCGTAGCTGTCAAACAGCGTTATGGCACATTTCAGAGGCATTGGTTCGTTGGATTGCTCCAATTCTTTCATTCACAGCAGACGAAATTTGGAATTGTTTACCTGAAATTGAGCGTGCGGAATTTGTGTTTACCGAAGAATTTTACACAGGTTTATTTGGTTTAGATGAAGCAGATCAGTTGGATAATGCTTACTGGCAACAGCTTTTAGCCGTACGAACAGAAGTAAACCGAGTATTAGAACAAGCTCGTAATGATAAAGTGATTGGTGGTGCATTAGAAGCCAAAGTGACCCTTTATGTAAATAAAGAGCTTCAAGAGTCATTGGAAAAACTACGCAATGAGTTACGTTTTGTGTTAATTACATCACAAGTAATTTTGAAACCTCTTGCTGAAGCTGATGTCCAAGTCGGTGAATTAGATGGCTTAGCCGTGAAAGTGGAACGAGCAGAAGGTGAAAAATGTCCACGTTGCTGGCATTTTTCAACAGATATCGGCTCACACGCAGAACACGGTGCAATCTGTGGTCGTTGTGTAGAAAACGTAGCGGGTGCAGGCGAACAACGTCATTTTGCGTAA
- the pssA gene encoding CDP-diacylglycerol--serine O-phosphatidyltransferase, with protein MLTSLKINKARSHVKNLDYIPTKAENIEFLLETPQFKQHILNLIHQAKERIYITSLYWEKDEAGQEILDALYQAKLSRPELDIKVLVDWHRAQRGRIGEKEAGSNADWYYEMHQKYANDKQNEIPFYGVPINSRELFGVLHLKGLVFDDTLLYSGASINNVYLHQLDKYRCDRYHQIKNQALTDSIVHFTNEHILSQEAVNRLDVLERRKTTEIRPQIKAFRKYLSYQQYRLPKPYREEGLGLALLLGLKRKKNQLNKTIEALFCLTEQKLTICTPYFNFPITIRNRIAWLLKAGKQIEIVVGDKTANDFYTKPEEKFTLASALPYLYEKNLRAFCKRHQRYIDNGQLIIRLWKNEENTYHLKGVWIDHQYILLTGNNLNPRAWRLDAENAVLISDPKEELKPKAVQELTKIREHTQILKHYTDLEMVQDYPKDVRKVLKRFGRVKLDRVIKMLL; from the coding sequence ATGCTTACGTCATTGAAAATAAACAAGGCAAGATCTCACGTAAAAAATTTAGATTACATACCAACAAAGGCTGAAAACATTGAGTTTCTATTAGAAACCCCTCAATTTAAACAGCATATTCTAAATTTAATTCATCAAGCGAAAGAGCGAATTTATATTACCTCCCTCTACTGGGAAAAAGATGAAGCAGGTCAAGAGATTTTAGATGCACTTTATCAAGCAAAATTATCTCGTCCTGAATTAGATATCAAAGTACTGGTTGATTGGCACCGTGCTCAACGAGGACGAATAGGTGAAAAAGAAGCAGGAAGTAATGCTGACTGGTATTATGAAATGCACCAGAAATATGCCAATGATAAACAAAATGAAATTCCTTTTTATGGTGTACCGATAAATAGTAGAGAGCTTTTTGGTGTATTGCATTTAAAAGGTTTAGTCTTTGATGATACCCTGCTTTATAGTGGTGCAAGCATTAATAATGTTTATTTACATCAATTAGATAAATATCGTTGCGATCGTTATCACCAAATTAAAAATCAAGCCTTAACCGATTCAATTGTTCATTTTACTAATGAACATATTTTAAGCCAAGAAGCTGTAAATCGTTTAGATGTATTAGAACGAAGAAAAACCACCGAAATTCGCCCTCAAATAAAAGCATTCCGTAAATATTTAAGTTATCAGCAATATCGACTTCCAAAACCTTATCGAGAAGAGGGATTAGGTTTAGCTTTGTTGTTAGGGTTAAAACGTAAAAAAAATCAATTAAATAAAACCATTGAAGCTCTATTTTGTTTAACAGAACAAAAATTAACAATTTGTACTCCTTATTTTAATTTCCCAATTACTATTAGAAATCGTATTGCGTGGTTATTAAAAGCAGGTAAACAGATTGAGATTGTAGTGGGAGACAAAACAGCCAATGATTTTTATACTAAGCCTGAAGAGAAATTCACTCTAGCTTCTGCATTACCTTATCTTTATGAAAAGAACTTACGTGCTTTTTGTAAGCGTCATCAACGCTACATTGATAATGGGCAATTAATTATTCGTTTATGGAAAAATGAGGAAAATACTTATCACCTTAAAGGCGTGTGGATTGATCATCAATATATTTTATTAACAGGAAATAATTTAAACCCAAGAGCTTGGCGATTAGATGCCGAAAATGCGGTATTAATTTCAGATCCAAAAGAGGAATTAAAACCAAAAGCCGTTCAAGAATTGACAAAAATTCGAGAACATACACAAATTTTAAAACATTATACAGATTTGGAAATGGTGCAAGATTATCCTAAAGATGTACGTAAAGTTTTAAAACGATTTGGTCGTGTTAAGTTAGATAGAGTAATTAAAATGTTACTCTAA
- a CDS encoding YfhL family 4Fe-4S dicluster ferredoxin: protein MALLITTKCTNCDMCEPECPNQAISMGDEIYVIDPALCTECVGHYEVPTCQKVCPISNCIKKDPDNEETQEQLWERFVMIHHFKEIE, encoded by the coding sequence ATGGCATTATTGATAACAACGAAATGTACGAACTGTGATATGTGTGAGCCTGAATGCCCCAATCAGGCAATCTCAATGGGAGATGAAATTTATGTGATTGATCCTGCACTCTGTACAGAGTGTGTTGGTCATTATGAAGTACCTACCTGTCAAAAGGTATGTCCTATTTCAAATTGCATAAAAAAAGATCCCGATAATGAAGAAACGCAGGAGCAATTATGGGAACGCTTTGTGATGATTCATCATTTTAAGGAAATAGAATGA
- a CDS encoding ribonuclease T2 family protein, which yields MNKTKLATTVLSLVIGVGVMLFSSEDKVQAKSHQNNNYSKSKSYSNKKAYYDTDISRDKYGKNQASVDYYMLALSWSPGFCEYKKRSSNGNLPRGLKYQCANPHKFGWVIHGLWPQNRSARQIDEHPRFCQGDLPPVDEKILEKYMKESPGKALLQGEWEKHGACAFKKPQDYFNMQRALYNSIKLPNKKLNRKALFSWVRKNNPQLSSVYLGASRNELYICYNKKWKPINCPKSRY from the coding sequence ATGAATAAAACTAAATTAGCAACGACAGTACTGTCTCTCGTTATTGGTGTGGGAGTAATGTTATTTTCAAGTGAAGACAAGGTTCAAGCAAAATCACATCAAAATAATAACTATTCAAAAAGTAAAAGCTATTCGAATAAAAAAGCATATTATGATACGGATATAAGCCGAGATAAATATGGAAAAAATCAGGCTTCGGTTGATTATTATATGTTGGCATTATCGTGGTCACCAGGTTTTTGTGAATATAAAAAGCGCTCTTCTAATGGCAATTTACCAAGAGGTTTAAAATATCAATGTGCTAACCCTCACAAGTTTGGTTGGGTGATTCACGGTTTATGGCCTCAAAATCGTTCGGCTCGTCAAATTGATGAGCATCCTCGTTTTTGCCAAGGTGATTTACCTCCTGTAGATGAAAAAATTCTTGAAAAATATATGAAAGAATCACCGGGTAAAGCTTTATTGCAAGGTGAGTGGGAAAAACACGGTGCTTGTGCATTTAAAAAGCCACAAGATTATTTCAATATGCAACGTGCTTTGTATAATTCGATTAAATTGCCGAATAAAAAATTGAATCGTAAAGCTTTATTTAGTTGGGTTCGTAAAAATAATCCGCAGCTAAGTAGTGTTTATTTAGGTGCTTCTCGCAATGAGCTTTATATTTGTTATAACAAAAAATGGAAGCCAATTAATTGCCCTAAAAGCCGTTATTAA
- the glgP gene encoding glycogen/starch/alpha-glucan family phosphorylase encodes MSFQQQFKTLFTQSLDTYCKARYITPQQLTETQWYQLIAKVSQEAILQKDDYKLPLADTRHVNYLSMEFLVGRLLGNNLQNLELYDVVAKEVAQYGVNLVDILEQETDPALGNGGLGRLAACYLDSMASLAQPATGYGLHYQYGLFKQYFSSEGQQKEEGDAWNRDFYPQKQHHSDFAQLVKFGGEVTPISQDKYHWKAEWYVKGEAFDLPVVGYKGVQQPLRLWQGYSEISFDLAKFDEGKYLEAERRVVDASKLTKVLYPNDNHQTGKILRLMQQYFHCACSVGDIIKRHLAKGRKLEQLAEFEVIQLNDTHPAIAIPELMRVLLDEYDFSWQQAWQICSKTFAYTNHTLLPEALEQWDQNLLASLLPRHFMIIDRINNELYHQVKEHFNEDEFSEIWQQTAILFGYRVRMANLCVVGSFAVNGVAKIHSDLVVSDLFPAYARLFKDRFYNVTNGVTPRRWIRQANPLLSQLLDQHIEGDWTQDLSLLQQIEKFAKSKEFQTTYAQIKQANKERLAAKIKDELGLDVDTKAIFDVQIKRFHEYKRQQLNLLNIIATYQEIKANPTQEVVPRVFIFAGKAAPGYFMAKQIIYTINNVAKVINNDPDMQGKLQVIFLPDYRVSLAEIIIPAADVSEQISLAGKEASGTGNMKLALNGAITLGTLDGANVEIADYAGSDNVVIFGHTVDSINQVLQQGYNPKSYYESDKTLAKAIDALTYGTFSEGDKTCFKPLVDELLNNDHFCTLADFASYRLAQQKIANFYQDRTAWLEATILNTARLGIFSSDRSIQDYQAQIWKNLPQ; translated from the coding sequence ATGTCTTTCCAACAACAATTTAAAACATTATTTACACAATCATTAGATACGTATTGTAAAGCGCGTTATATCACGCCACAACAATTAACAGAAACACAATGGTATCAATTGATAGCAAAAGTAAGCCAAGAGGCAATTTTGCAAAAAGATGATTACAAGTTACCGCTTGCAGACACACGTCACGTCAATTATCTCTCAATGGAATTTTTAGTGGGACGTCTATTGGGAAATAATTTACAAAATTTAGAACTTTATGATGTTGTTGCAAAAGAAGTTGCACAATATGGTGTGAACTTAGTTGATATTTTAGAACAAGAAACCGATCCTGCATTAGGAAATGGGGGATTAGGACGCTTAGCAGCGTGCTACTTAGACTCAATGGCAAGTCTCGCACAACCTGCAACAGGTTATGGATTGCATTATCAATATGGATTATTTAAACAGTATTTTTCATCAGAAGGTCAACAAAAAGAAGAAGGTGATGCGTGGAATCGTGATTTTTATCCTCAGAAACAACACCATTCAGATTTTGCACAATTAGTTAAATTTGGTGGAGAAGTGACTCCTATTTCACAAGATAAATACCATTGGAAAGCAGAGTGGTACGTGAAAGGAGAAGCCTTTGATTTACCTGTTGTCGGCTATAAAGGTGTTCAACAACCACTTCGCCTATGGCAAGGCTACAGTGAGATTAGCTTTGATTTAGCAAAATTTGATGAAGGGAAATATTTAGAAGCTGAACGTAGAGTGGTTGATGCTTCTAAATTAACTAAAGTTTTGTATCCTAACGATAATCATCAAACAGGTAAAATATTGCGTTTAATGCAGCAATATTTCCACTGTGCGTGTTCTGTTGGTGATATTATCAAACGTCATTTAGCGAAAGGGCGAAAACTTGAACAGTTAGCAGAGTTTGAAGTGATTCAGCTTAATGATACTCACCCTGCTATTGCAATTCCTGAATTAATGCGAGTGCTACTGGACGAATATGATTTCTCATGGCAACAAGCGTGGCAAATTTGCTCAAAAACCTTTGCTTATACTAATCACACTTTATTACCAGAGGCATTAGAGCAATGGGATCAAAACTTACTAGCAAGTTTACTGCCTCGTCACTTTATGATTATAGACCGCATTAATAATGAGTTATATCACCAAGTGAAAGAGCACTTTAATGAAGATGAGTTTTCAGAAATATGGCAACAAACTGCTATTTTATTTGGTTATCGAGTAAGAATGGCCAACCTTTGTGTGGTAGGCTCTTTTGCAGTGAATGGAGTCGCAAAAATTCATTCTGATTTAGTGGTCAGTGATTTATTCCCTGCTTATGCACGCCTATTTAAAGATCGTTTTTATAATGTAACCAATGGTGTAACACCACGCCGTTGGATTCGTCAGGCTAATCCATTATTGAGTCAATTACTTGATCAGCATATTGAAGGGGATTGGACACAAGATTTATCACTATTACAACAAATTGAAAAATTTGCAAAAAGTAAAGAGTTCCAAACAACTTATGCACAAATTAAACAAGCGAATAAAGAGCGCTTAGCGGCTAAAATTAAAGATGAACTAGGGCTTGATGTTGATACAAAGGCTATTTTTGACGTGCAAATTAAACGTTTCCACGAATATAAACGCCAACAACTTAATTTATTAAACATCATTGCAACCTATCAAGAAATTAAAGCTAATCCAACTCAAGAGGTTGTGCCACGAGTCTTTATTTTTGCAGGTAAAGCCGCACCGGGTTATTTTATGGCGAAACAGATCATTTATACGATTAATAATGTAGCAAAAGTGATTAATAATGACCCTGATATGCAAGGTAAGTTACAAGTCATTTTCTTACCTGATTATCGAGTCAGCTTGGCAGAAATCATTATTCCAGCTGCAGATGTATCAGAGCAAATTTCCCTTGCAGGAAAAGAGGCATCTGGAACAGGAAATATGAAATTGGCCTTAAATGGTGCGATTACGTTAGGTACCCTTGATGGTGCAAATGTAGAAATCGCCGATTATGCAGGCAGTGATAATGTGGTGATTTTTGGACACACGGTGGACAGCATTAATCAGGTATTACAACAAGGTTATAACCCTAAAAGCTATTATGAAAGTGATAAGACATTAGCAAAAGCCATTGATGCCTTAACATATGGAACCTTCTCTGAAGGAGATAAAACCTGCTTTAAACCATTGGTGGATGAGCTGCTAAATAATGATCATTTCTGTACCCTTGCAGATTTTGCGAGTTACCGTCTTGCTCAACAAAAAATTGCAAATTTTTATCAAGATCGTACCGCTTGGCTTGAAGCCACTATCTTAAATACAGCTCGACTTGGTATATTTAGTTCAGATCGTTCAATTCAAGATTACCAAGCACAGATTTGGAAAAATCTTCCTCAATAA
- a CDS encoding Flp family type IVb pilin has translation MLNKLNNLTTQAYVSVTEAYRNFREDNRGVTAIEYGLIAVFIAAFVITVFSSDTGFIAQMKSKFTELGSKISSVGFSSTAAGGTTGG, from the coding sequence ATGTTAAACAAGTTAAATAATTTAACTACACAGGCTTATGTTTCAGTAACTGAAGCATATCGCAATTTTAGAGAAGATAACCGTGGTGTAACTGCGATTGAATATGGTCTGATTGCTGTATTTATTGCTGCTTTCGTTATAACTGTATTTAGTAGTGATACTGGTTTTATTGCTCAAATGAAATCTAAATTTACAGAATTAGGTAGTAAGATTTCTTCTGTTGGTTTTAGTAGTACTGCTGCTGGTGGAACAACAGGTGGTTAA
- a CDS encoding A24 family peptidase, translating into MILITIFVSLILIWISWTDISSRTISNQAVLILLLALLPFCWFFYKQVFILSAIVTLIIGFLLFMGKIIGGGDVKLLTVLMLAIPYEQITSFLFLTSFFGLLLVIVGWIWFRQNIKQQGLPYGVAISVGFLANIWLYN; encoded by the coding sequence ATGATCTTGATTACTATTTTTGTTAGCCTGATTTTAATTTGGATTTCTTGGACAGATATTTCTAGCAGAACAATCAGTAACCAAGCTGTATTGATTTTATTATTGGCATTATTGCCTTTTTGTTGGTTTTTTTATAAACAAGTTTTTATTTTATCAGCAATAGTCACTCTAATTATTGGTTTTCTGTTGTTTATGGGTAAGATTATTGGTGGTGGAGATGTGAAACTTCTCACTGTTTTAATGCTTGCTATTCCTTATGAACAGATCACATCTTTTTTATTTTTAACCAGTTTTTTTGGACTATTGTTAGTAATTGTAGGCTGGATTTGGTTTAGGCAGAATATTAAACAGCAAGGATTGCCTTATGGTGTGGCGATAAGTGTGGGTTTTTTAGCTAATATTTGGCTATATAATTAA
- a CDS encoding SAF domain-containing protein, which translates to MNYRVLFIISFLILGIGFAGLFLSTEDTPIAPVKTTQTQNAKSEEKTTPKVTTVMITVAVVKKDLVKGHLLQESDYQISNVPLKIVEGETVSLLDYNLKSIFIKEKVKTLQGFLLQQNVAKDSILNPSDILSPHSPDFLVASLEPSQEVAYQVPIRQSDSYLLQTIKGGNYVSIYSFQNSLGRANQHRNDLVKIIDDLLVLQIIRLKQNEDETEQWQQDKSSTVVGFIALKMTAKQIKLLYSLPKEARLILLPVDKPSSNKARGTFIRKLRG; encoded by the coding sequence GTGAATTATCGAGTCTTATTTATTATTTCTTTTCTTATTCTAGGTATTGGTTTTGCAGGGTTATTTTTATCTACTGAAGACACGCCAATTGCTCCGGTAAAAACTACTCAAACACAAAATGCTAAATCAGAAGAAAAAACAACACCTAAAGTTACGACAGTTATGATTACGGTGGCAGTGGTAAAAAAAGATCTTGTTAAAGGTCATCTGTTGCAAGAAAGCGATTATCAAATTTCTAATGTACCGTTAAAAATTGTAGAGGGGGAAACCGTTTCTTTACTCGACTACAATTTAAAATCTATCTTTATCAAAGAAAAAGTGAAGACTTTACAAGGTTTTTTATTACAACAAAATGTGGCAAAAGATTCAATTCTTAATCCTTCAGATATACTGTCACCACATTCTCCAGATTTTTTAGTGGCAAGTCTTGAACCTTCTCAGGAAGTCGCATATCAAGTACCAATTCGACAGTCTGACAGTTATTTATTACAAACTATTAAAGGGGGTAATTATGTTTCTATTTATTCTTTTCAAAATAGTTTAGGAAGAGCAAATCAACATCGCAATGATTTAGTTAAGATAATTGATGATTTATTAGTATTACAAATCATTCGATTAAAACAAAATGAAGATGAAACGGAACAATGGCAACAGGATAAGTCGAGTACGGTTGTAGGTTTTATTGCATTAAAAATGACAGCTAAACAAATTAAATTATTATATTCATTGCCGAAAGAGGCTCGTTTAATTTTGTTGCCAGTGGATAAACCTTCATCAAATAAAGCTCGTGGTACATTTATTCGAAAATTAAGAGGTTAG
- a CDS encoding type II and III secretion system protein family protein, which yields MELSAKTFYFEQGQSKHFKLKDKIDTIFISAPAIADYEILDDNSFVVYAKGDGLTEISVLGIDGQELMSDTFVVDGPINDIANVNDQINIRFPNSNLWVKKIGKAYVIEGKAKNDREAEEVNRIVGEAVGASSQKISKSIDGQPAPFLDSYKYKNVINLADSQESTQINVKLTVAEVSKKFTEELGIKWDHLQGSVLKNPTRGVNIQAGFNGASGFLKLINAGNFGLFINALNDQNNGKILAEPNISMLSGETSNLLVGGQVPFVQQDKDGKATVIYKDFGVKLGVGAKLQKNDRVRLMLKQEVSSLSKSLNNGFNVPLIHTRRSTSTFELANGESFIIGGLYSSEDSEGLAKVPFLGDIPILGAFFRNATTDRRSRELVIVATVNFVKPVQGEDVVYPSFEKTGTMERFFNTTPIKDTYHKTLTTNFLKRGGFIQ from the coding sequence ATGGAATTAAGTGCTAAAACCTTTTATTTTGAGCAAGGGCAGAGCAAGCATTTTAAATTAAAAGATAAAATTGATACTATTTTTATTTCAGCTCCCGCTATTGCTGATTATGAGATTTTGGATGATAACAGCTTTGTTGTTTATGCTAAAGGGGATGGTTTGACTGAAATTAGTGTATTGGGCATTGATGGGCAGGAGTTAATGTCAGATACTTTTGTAGTAGATGGACCTATTAACGATATAGCGAATGTGAATGATCAGATTAATATCCGTTTTCCAAATAGTAATTTATGGGTGAAAAAAATTGGTAAAGCCTATGTAATTGAAGGTAAAGCAAAGAATGATCGTGAAGCCGAAGAGGTGAATCGTATTGTTGGAGAGGCTGTTGGTGCATCATCACAAAAAATTTCTAAAAGTATAGATGGTCAACCAGCTCCTTTTTTAGATAGCTATAAATATAAGAATGTAATTAATCTTGCTGATTCACAAGAGAGCACTCAAATTAATGTGAAACTAACTGTTGCAGAGGTAAGTAAAAAGTTTACTGAAGAGTTGGGTATCAAATGGGATCATCTACAAGGTTCCGTATTGAAAAATCCTACACGAGGAGTGAATATTCAAGCTGGTTTTAATGGTGCTAGTGGTTTTTTAAAGTTGATTAATGCTGGTAATTTTGGGCTTTTTATCAATGCTCTTAATGATCAGAATAATGGTAAAATTTTGGCAGAGCCGAATATTTCAATGTTATCAGGTGAAACATCTAATCTTTTGGTTGGAGGGCAAGTGCCTTTTGTACAACAGGATAAAGATGGTAAGGCAACGGTGATTTATAAAGATTTTGGAGTTAAGTTAGGTGTAGGGGCTAAACTTCAAAAAAATGATCGAGTACGTCTAATGTTGAAGCAAGAAGTAAGCTCATTAAGTAAATCTTTAAATAATGGGTTTAATGTTCCCTTGATTCATACTCGTCGATCTACTTCTACATTTGAATTAGCTAATGGAGAAAGTTTTATTATTGGTGGATTATATTCTTCTGAAGATTCAGAAGGTTTAGCAAAAGTGCCCTTTTTAGGTGATATTCCAATATTAGGTGCTTTTTTTCGTAATGCAACTACAGATAGAAGAAGTAGAGAGTTAGTGATTGTAGCGACGGTTAACTTTGTTAAACCAGTTCAGGGAGAAGATGTAGTTTACCCAAGTTTTGAGAAAACAGGTACAATGGAACGTTTTTTTAATACTACGCCTATTAAAGATACTTATCATAAAACCTTAACCACTAATTTCTTAAAACGTGGAGGATTTATTCAATGA